One stretch of Bordetella avium DNA includes these proteins:
- the ndk gene encoding nucleoside-diphosphate kinase codes for MSIQRTLSIIKPDAVAKNVIGQIVARFEQAGLKVIAARLQQLSRADAERFYAVHKERPFFKDLVDFMVSGPVFVQVLEGENAIQVNRDLMGATDPKKAAPGTIRADFADSIDANAVHGSDAPETAAVEVAFFFPEINIHSR; via the coding sequence ATGTCGATTCAACGTACCCTCTCGATCATCAAGCCCGACGCTGTCGCCAAGAACGTCATCGGCCAGATCGTTGCCCGTTTTGAGCAAGCCGGCCTGAAGGTCATCGCCGCCCGCCTGCAACAACTGTCGCGCGCTGACGCCGAGCGTTTCTACGCCGTTCACAAAGAGCGCCCCTTCTTCAAGGACCTGGTTGACTTCATGGTCTCGGGTCCCGTGTTCGTGCAAGTCCTGGAAGGCGAGAACGCCATTCAGGTCAACCGTGACCTGATGGGCGCCACCGATCCCAAAAAGGCCGCTCCGGGCACCATCCGCGCCGACTTCGCCGACAGCATCGACGCCAATGCCGTGCACGGTTCCGACGCTCCGGAAACCGCCGCCGTGGAAGTGGCTTTCTTCTTCCCCGAAATCAACATCCACAGCCGTTGA
- the rlmN gene encoding 23S rRNA (adenine(2503)-C(2))-methyltransferase RlmN: MDTVEPINLLGLDAKALTDLVGQWGGKPFRARQLQRWVHQRSVDSFDAMTDLARDFRAQLSERAIIEALPVNIEQRSSDGTRKWLFDVGQGNAIETVFIPEDDRGTLCISSQAGCVVNCRFCSTGHQGFNRNLRTSEIIGQLWWAKRVLEADIGSARLANAGAEDTRVISNVVMMGMGEPLLNYDQVLPALRLMLDDNGYGLSRRRVTVSTSGVVPMMDRLAQDCPVALAVSLHAPNDALRDDLVPLNKKYPLKELLAACERYLAHAPRDFITFEYCMLDGINDTDQHAKELIQLARQVRCKLNLIPFNPFPASGLKRSAAPRVKVFAQRLMDAGIITTVRKTRGDDIDAACGQLAGEVKDRTRITERNAASRSIPIRQVHA, from the coding sequence ATGGATACCGTCGAACCGATCAACCTGCTGGGCCTGGATGCCAAGGCATTGACCGACCTGGTCGGCCAATGGGGCGGCAAGCCGTTTCGTGCCCGTCAATTGCAGCGCTGGGTGCACCAGCGCAGCGTGGATTCGTTCGACGCCATGACCGACCTTGCGCGCGATTTCCGCGCGCAACTGTCAGAGCGCGCCATCATCGAGGCGCTGCCGGTCAATATCGAGCAGCGGTCCTCGGATGGCACGCGCAAATGGCTGTTTGACGTTGGCCAGGGCAATGCCATCGAAACCGTTTTCATCCCCGAGGATGACCGCGGCACCCTGTGTATTTCCAGCCAGGCCGGCTGTGTCGTCAATTGCCGTTTCTGTTCTACCGGGCATCAGGGTTTCAACCGTAATCTGCGCACCAGCGAGATCATCGGTCAGCTCTGGTGGGCCAAGCGCGTGCTTGAGGCCGACATCGGCAGCGCACGCCTGGCGAATGCCGGCGCAGAAGACACCCGCGTCATCAGCAATGTCGTCATGATGGGTATGGGCGAGCCCTTGCTCAATTATGACCAGGTGCTGCCGGCTTTACGGCTGATGCTGGACGACAACGGCTACGGCCTGTCGCGCCGTCGTGTTACCGTCTCCACCTCGGGCGTGGTGCCCATGATGGATCGCTTGGCGCAGGATTGCCCTGTGGCCCTGGCGGTCTCGCTCCATGCGCCCAACGACGCCTTGCGTGACGACCTGGTGCCGCTCAACAAGAAATACCCCTTGAAAGAGCTGCTGGCCGCCTGCGAGCGATATCTCGCTCATGCGCCGCGCGATTTCATCACCTTTGAATACTGCATGCTGGATGGCATCAACGATACCGACCAGCACGCCAAGGAACTGATTCAGCTGGCCCGTCAGGTGCGCTGCAAACTGAATCTCATTCCTTTCAATCCTTTCCCAGCCTCCGGGCTGAAGCGTTCGGCGGCACCGAGAGTCAAGGTGTTTGCTCAGCGTCTGATGGACGCGGGCATCATCACCACGGTGCGCAAGACGCGTGGCGACGATATCGATGCCGCCTGTGGCCAGTTGGCTGGCGAAGTCAAGGATCGTACCCGCATCACCGAACGTAACGCCGCCTCTCGCTCCATCCCAATCAGACAGGTGCACGCATGA
- a CDS encoding helix-turn-helix domain-containing protein, which translates to MTQDLASAATSTQATLAQSGSVGEALRGLRQAKGWSLQEVSSRIKFSPRQIEALEQEQWDELPSGVSLRGLIRNYARLLGADGAAIVASLDGEARAPASAKLGASRSLHGGGLPVDEERSSSSWGWILVIIALLVVGVAYAFWQGWLPQQWLPTQWFSKLSQ; encoded by the coding sequence ATGACGCAGGATCTCGCTTCGGCCGCTACATCCACTCAGGCAACGCTCGCACAGAGCGGCAGTGTGGGGGAGGCCTTGCGAGGTTTGCGTCAGGCCAAGGGCTGGTCTTTGCAGGAAGTCTCCAGCCGCATCAAGTTTTCTCCGCGGCAGATCGAGGCTCTGGAGCAAGAACAATGGGACGAGCTGCCCTCGGGGGTCTCCCTGCGTGGCCTGATCCGCAACTACGCCCGCCTGCTTGGCGCGGATGGTGCGGCTATCGTGGCCTCGCTGGATGGCGAGGCGCGGGCGCCGGCGTCGGCCAAGCTGGGCGCAAGCCGTTCCCTGCATGGAGGAGGTCTGCCCGTCGACGAAGAGCGTTCGTCGAGTTCCTGGGGGTGGATTCTCGTCATCATCGCACTGCTGGTCGTGGGTGTCGCTTATGCCTTTTGGCAGGGCTGGTTGCCGCAGCAGTGGCTACCCACTCAGTGGTTTTCCAAGTTGAGCCAGTAA
- the ispG gene encoding flavodoxin-dependent (E)-4-hydroxy-3-methylbut-2-enyl-diphosphate synthase has product MQELSKPCQDAPPPPAAPLSRRSTRAVQVKWGERVVTVGGGHPVVVQSMTNTDTADAIATAIQVKELVQSGSEIVRITVNTPEAAREVIAIREQLDRMNVSVPLVGDFHYNGHKLLTQFPDCAQALSKYRINPGNMGGGKRRDDNFAQMIEVACRYDKPVRIGVNWGSLDHELMARKMDENSRRAQPWEAQAVMRDALVVSAISNAQRAEELGLRGDAIILSCKVSHVQDLIAVYRDLSSRCDYPLHLGLTEAGMGSKGIVASTAALAVLLQEGIGDTIRISLTPEPGGDRGRESIVAQEILQTMGLRAFTPMVVACPGCGRTSSTFFQELADSIQTYLRRQMPVWRSRYPGVESMNVAVMGCVVNGPGESRHADIGISLPGTGEVPAAPVFIDGERTVTLKGDHIAEEFQAIVEDYVARRYGADVSH; this is encoded by the coding sequence ATGCAAGAATTGTCCAAGCCTTGCCAGGACGCGCCGCCGCCGCCGGCCGCGCCTTTGTCCCGCCGTTCGACCCGGGCCGTGCAGGTCAAATGGGGTGAACGGGTTGTCACCGTAGGCGGTGGTCATCCGGTCGTGGTGCAGTCCATGACCAACACCGACACCGCCGATGCCATCGCGACCGCCATCCAGGTCAAAGAACTGGTGCAATCGGGTTCCGAGATTGTCCGTATCACGGTTAATACGCCCGAAGCCGCGCGTGAAGTTATTGCCATACGTGAGCAGCTCGACCGGATGAATGTGTCGGTGCCGCTGGTAGGCGATTTTCATTACAACGGCCACAAGCTGCTTACCCAGTTCCCGGACTGCGCCCAGGCCCTGTCCAAGTACCGCATTAATCCGGGCAATATGGGCGGTGGCAAACGGCGCGACGATAATTTTGCCCAGATGATCGAGGTGGCTTGCCGCTACGACAAACCCGTGCGTATCGGTGTCAACTGGGGCAGTCTCGACCATGAACTGATGGCGCGCAAAATGGATGAGAACAGCCGGCGCGCGCAGCCCTGGGAGGCTCAGGCTGTGATGCGCGATGCGCTGGTGGTGTCCGCCATCAGTAATGCGCAGCGCGCCGAAGAGCTCGGCCTGCGCGGCGATGCCATCATCCTGTCGTGTAAGGTCAGCCATGTGCAAGACTTGATCGCCGTATACCGCGATCTGTCGTCGCGTTGCGATTATCCGCTGCACCTTGGGCTGACCGAAGCCGGCATGGGTAGCAAAGGCATTGTCGCTTCCACGGCTGCCCTGGCCGTGCTGCTTCAGGAAGGCATAGGCGACACGATCCGGATTTCCCTGACTCCTGAGCCGGGCGGCGATCGCGGCCGCGAGTCCATCGTGGCGCAGGAAATCCTGCAAACGATGGGCCTGCGCGCCTTCACGCCTATGGTGGTGGCCTGCCCCGGCTGCGGCCGTACCAGCAGCACCTTCTTTCAGGAGCTGGCTGACAGCATCCAGACCTATCTGCGTCGCCAGATGCCGGTCTGGCGCAGCCGTTACCCTGGGGTCGAAAGCATGAACGTGGCCGTCATGGGCTGTGTGGTCAACGGTCCGGGCGAAAGCCGTCATGCCGACATCGGCATCAGCCTGCCCGGCACCGGTGAAGTGCCCGCCGCCCCCGTATTTATCGATGGCGAGCGTACGGTCACGCTCAAAGGCGATCATATCGCCGAAGAGTTCCAGGCCATTGTCGAAGATTACGTTGCGCGCCGTTATGGCGCCGATGTTTCCCACTAA
- the hisS gene encoding histidine--tRNA ligase — translation MTQAFQKVSAIRGMNDVLPGPSAQWERFEEIVRAWLQGYGYRNVRTPILEQTRLFTRGIGEVTDIVEKEMYTFTDALNGESLTMRPEMTAGVVRAAIEHNMLYERPHRVYSIGPVFRHERPQRGRYRQFHQIDVEALGFAGPDIDAELIVMLGRLWNTLGLADIRLELNSLGQPAERAAHRAALIEYLEKHVDILDEDGKRRLYTNPLRVLDTKNPALQEMANAAPRLFDFLGEASRAHFDGVCQRLDDAGIGYSLNPRLVRGLDYYNLTVFEWVTDRLGSQGTVCGGGRYDGLIELLGGKPAPAVGFAIGVERLLDLWEQSAGQQTPPECEVYVVHQGEGAQRLAARVGEDLRDAGLSVIVHAGAASFKSQFKRADASGARVAVILGDDEVATKTASVKYLRADAAGEGAQDKVALATLASVLKSKG, via the coding sequence ATGACGCAAGCTTTCCAGAAAGTCTCCGCCATTCGCGGCATGAACGATGTCTTGCCCGGTCCCAGCGCTCAATGGGAGCGTTTCGAAGAGATCGTGCGCGCCTGGCTTCAGGGCTATGGCTATCGCAATGTGCGCACCCCCATTCTTGAGCAGACGCGTCTGTTTACGCGCGGCATCGGCGAAGTCACCGACATCGTCGAAAAAGAGATGTACACCTTCACCGATGCGCTCAATGGCGAGTCGTTGACCATGCGCCCAGAAATGACCGCGGGTGTCGTGCGTGCCGCCATTGAGCACAATATGCTCTATGAGCGCCCCCACCGCGTGTACTCTATCGGTCCGGTATTCCGCCACGAACGCCCGCAGCGAGGCCGCTATCGTCAGTTCCACCAGATCGACGTCGAAGCGCTGGGTTTTGCCGGCCCCGATATCGACGCCGAACTCATCGTCATGCTGGGCCGTCTCTGGAATACGCTGGGTCTGGCCGACATCCGGCTGGAGCTCAACTCGCTGGGGCAGCCCGCCGAGCGCGCGGCGCATCGCGCCGCCCTGATCGAATATCTGGAAAAGCACGTCGATATCCTCGACGAGGATGGGAAGCGCCGTCTCTACACCAATCCGCTGCGAGTTCTCGATACCAAGAATCCCGCGCTGCAGGAGATGGCCAATGCTGCGCCGCGTCTCTTTGACTTCCTGGGCGAAGCATCGCGCGCTCACTTTGATGGGGTGTGTCAGCGTCTCGATGACGCCGGGATAGGCTACAGTCTTAACCCCCGTCTGGTGCGCGGCTTGGACTATTACAACCTGACCGTGTTTGAGTGGGTGACGGATCGTTTGGGTTCGCAAGGCACGGTTTGCGGCGGTGGCCGTTACGACGGTCTGATTGAGCTGCTGGGTGGCAAGCCTGCACCCGCCGTCGGCTTTGCCATCGGTGTCGAGCGCCTGCTTGACCTCTGGGAACAAAGCGCCGGGCAGCAGACGCCGCCCGAGTGCGAGGTCTATGTGGTGCATCAAGGCGAAGGCGCGCAGCGCCTGGCTGCCCGGGTGGGCGAAGATCTGCGCGACGCGGGTCTTTCGGTCATCGTGCACGCTGGGGCCGCCAGCTTTAAATCTCAGTTCAAGCGCGCCGATGCCAGCGGTGCCCGTGTTGCGGTTATTCTTGGCGACGATGAAGTGGCCACTAAGACCGCAAGCGTCAAATATCTGCGTGCCGATGCTGCCGGCGAAGGCGCGCAGGACAAAGTAGCGTTGGCGACGCTGGCCAGCGTGTTGAAATCCAAGGGTTAA
- a CDS encoding YfgM family protein, which yields MAYDLEEQEKLDAIKAWWARYGTLLLVLVTVVVVAWGGWSGWKGYQAYRANQAMGYFEALEDAARLGGPDSAARIKAAAATLREDYPHTGYAGRGILIAAQALLEQKDIDGARQQLEWLAAQSKQPALQPVARLRLAGLLLDQKHYDAALAQLDNPPAPFAALFADRRGDILAAQGKRDEARAAWQQAIDGLGTGNPLTQVVQLKLDALTGA from the coding sequence ATGGCATACGATCTCGAAGAACAGGAAAAACTCGACGCAATCAAGGCCTGGTGGGCACGCTACGGCACGTTGCTCCTCGTCTTGGTAACCGTGGTGGTCGTAGCCTGGGGCGGCTGGAGCGGCTGGAAGGGATATCAGGCCTACCGCGCCAATCAGGCGATGGGGTATTTCGAAGCCCTCGAAGATGCGGCTCGTCTGGGCGGCCCGGATTCGGCCGCGCGGATCAAGGCGGCTGCCGCAACCCTGCGTGAAGACTATCCCCATACGGGCTATGCCGGGCGCGGCATCTTGATTGCCGCTCAGGCACTGCTAGAGCAGAAAGATATTGACGGCGCCCGCCAGCAGCTCGAATGGCTGGCCGCTCAATCCAAGCAGCCCGCTTTGCAGCCGGTTGCCCGTTTGCGTCTGGCGGGTCTGTTGCTGGATCAAAAACACTATGACGCCGCGTTGGCGCAACTGGATAATCCTCCGGCTCCTTTCGCTGCGTTGTTTGCTGACCGCCGTGGCGATATCCTTGCCGCGCAGGGCAAGCGCGACGAAGCGCGCGCAGCCTGGCAACAAGCGATTGATGGCCTGGGTACCGGTAATCCGCTGACTCAGGTTGTGCAACTGAAACTCGATGCTTTGACCGGAGCCTGA
- the bamB gene encoding outer membrane protein assembly factor BamB — protein MMRISISGRAWRGAAVVCGLLALSGCSLFSSSDTRYDPAPLTEYAAGMSVRSVWSQSIGSGSGLGFAPTVVGEAVYAATPDGSVAKVDLPSGRLIWKASAETKLSAGAGSDGSTTAVASPTGQIIAFDESGKIKWRAQASSDVAIPPVVGYGVVVVRSGDYRIQAFDVNSGERLWSLQRPGPALALRSVAQMIMAEGLVITGLPGGKLLAINAASGNVQWEGTVATPKGASDLERLTDVVGQPRVAGPLLCAVAYQGRIVCFDVTQGGRPVWAKDFSSSTGLSIDQRFAFASDQYSVVHAFDLANGANVWKQSALKNRALTAPAFLGEALAVGDLDGYVHFLSRGDGHLLARLSVGGGAIVSPPQTTSQGVLVQTGNGNLVLIGTN, from the coding sequence TTGATGCGCATCTCTATTTCTGGCCGTGCCTGGCGCGGCGCCGCAGTGGTTTGCGGCTTGCTTGCCCTTTCGGGCTGCTCATTGTTTTCCAGCTCCGACACACGCTATGATCCGGCTCCGCTGACCGAGTACGCCGCAGGTATGTCGGTGCGCTCTGTGTGGTCGCAGTCGATCGGTAGCGGCTCCGGTCTGGGTTTTGCGCCTACCGTAGTCGGTGAGGCGGTCTATGCCGCCACGCCGGACGGCTCGGTCGCCAAAGTCGATCTGCCCAGTGGCCGCCTCATCTGGAAAGCCTCGGCGGAAACCAAACTTTCCGCCGGCGCCGGTAGCGACGGCAGCACGACCGCAGTGGCCTCGCCGACCGGCCAGATCATTGCCTTCGATGAAAGCGGCAAAATCAAGTGGCGCGCTCAGGCCAGTAGCGACGTCGCCATCCCGCCGGTGGTAGGTTATGGCGTGGTCGTCGTGCGTAGCGGCGATTATCGTATTCAGGCCTTCGATGTCAACAGCGGCGAGCGGCTCTGGAGCTTGCAACGGCCTGGTCCGGCGCTGGCGCTGCGCAGCGTTGCGCAAATGATCATGGCCGAAGGTCTGGTCATTACCGGCTTGCCGGGTGGCAAGCTCCTGGCCATCAACGCCGCCTCGGGTAACGTCCAGTGGGAAGGCACGGTCGCCACGCCTAAGGGCGCCAGCGATCTGGAGCGCCTGACCGACGTCGTGGGGCAGCCCCGTGTCGCAGGCCCGCTGCTGTGTGCCGTGGCTTATCAGGGCCGCATCGTCTGCTTCGATGTGACCCAGGGCGGCCGTCCTGTTTGGGCCAAAGATTTTTCCAGCTCCACCGGCCTGAGCATCGATCAGCGTTTCGCTTTCGCTTCCGACCAATACAGCGTGGTCCATGCATTTGATCTGGCCAATGGTGCCAATGTCTGGAAGCAATCGGCCCTGAAAAATCGCGCACTGACGGCGCCTGCCTTCCTGGGCGAGGCGCTGGCCGTCGGCGATCTCGATGGTTATGTGCACTTCCTCTCGCGCGGCGATGGCCATCTGTTGGCTCGCCTGTCCGTCGGCGGCGGGGCCATTGTTTCGCCGCCGCAAACGACCTCGCAAGGTGTCCTGGTCCAGACCGGCAACGGCAATCTGGTCCTTATCGGCACTAACTAG
- the der gene encoding ribosome biogenesis GTPase Der, with translation MSFKPVVALVGRPNVGKSTLFNRLTRSRAALVADYSGLTRDRHYGEGRVGDIPFIVIDTGGFEPVAKDGILAEMARQTRQAIAEADVVVFLVDARAGINAHDHEIARLLRKSGQQRVLLAVNKAEGMNEGKATSDFFELGLGEPHPISAAHGDGVVDLIESALADLVPPADEIADAEEGEVQHRIKLAIVGRPNVGKSTLINTLMGEERVIAFDMPGTTRDAIEIEFERDGRQYTLIDTAGLRKRGKVFEAVEKFSVIKTLQAIEASNVVLLMLDAQSEISEQDAHIAGFVLETGRAVVVAINKWDGLDDDQRERIEREFQRKLRFLTFARMHTISALKGQGIRPLLKSVNAAHAAAFAKLSTPKLTRELQAAVEQQQPPRKGIFRPKMRYAHQGGQNPPLIIVHGSALDAIPDSYRRYLETRFRNAFDLAGTPLRIEFKSSHNPYVQDKE, from the coding sequence GTGTCCTTCAAGCCTGTTGTTGCCCTGGTGGGCCGTCCCAATGTGGGCAAGTCCACCCTCTTTAACCGTCTGACGCGCTCCCGCGCTGCGCTGGTCGCCGACTATTCCGGCCTGACCCGTGACCGACATTACGGTGAGGGCAGGGTGGGCGACATCCCGTTCATCGTGATCGACACGGGCGGCTTCGAGCCGGTGGCCAAGGATGGCATCCTGGCCGAGATGGCGCGCCAGACCCGTCAGGCCATTGCCGAAGCCGATGTCGTGGTGTTTCTCGTGGATGCCCGCGCCGGTATCAACGCCCATGATCACGAAATCGCCCGCCTGTTGCGCAAGTCCGGGCAGCAGCGCGTGCTGCTGGCGGTCAACAAGGCCGAGGGCATGAACGAAGGCAAGGCCACGAGCGATTTCTTCGAGCTCGGGCTGGGCGAGCCGCATCCGATTTCCGCCGCGCATGGTGACGGCGTGGTCGATTTGATCGAAAGCGCCTTGGCCGACCTCGTACCTCCGGCGGACGAAATCGCGGATGCCGAAGAGGGCGAGGTGCAGCACCGCATCAAGCTCGCCATCGTCGGCCGGCCGAATGTCGGCAAGTCCACGCTGATCAACACGCTCATGGGTGAGGAGCGCGTTATCGCCTTTGATATGCCGGGCACGACCCGCGATGCGATTGAAATCGAATTCGAGCGCGACGGGCGCCAATACACCTTGATTGACACCGCAGGCCTGCGTAAGCGCGGCAAGGTGTTCGAGGCCGTCGAGAAGTTCTCGGTCATCAAGACATTGCAGGCCATCGAGGCCAGCAATGTGGTCCTCCTGATGCTGGATGCGCAATCCGAAATCTCCGAACAAGATGCCCACATCGCAGGCTTTGTGCTGGAAACCGGACGCGCCGTGGTTGTGGCCATCAACAAATGGGATGGCCTGGATGATGATCAGCGCGAGCGTATCGAGCGTGAGTTTCAGCGTAAGCTGCGTTTCCTGACTTTCGCGCGCATGCACACGATTTCCGCCCTCAAGGGGCAGGGCATCCGGCCTTTGCTGAAGTCCGTCAACGCGGCCCATGCGGCGGCCTTTGCCAAACTCTCTACGCCCAAGCTCACGCGTGAACTGCAGGCGGCTGTTGAGCAGCAGCAGCCTCCGCGCAAAGGGATTTTCCGGCCCAAGATGCGTTACGCGCATCAGGGGGGGCAAAATCCGCCGCTCATCATTGTGCATGGCAGCGCGCTTGACGCGATACCGGACTCTTATCGCCGTTATCTCGAAACGCGTTTCCGCAATGCCTTTGATCTGGCCGGCACGCCGCTGCGCATCGAGTTCAAGTCATCGCACAATCCTTACGTGCAGGACAAGGAATGA
- the hisC gene encoding histidinol-phosphate transaminase — protein sequence MSQYWSPVLASLSPYVPGEQPKLQNLVKLNTNENPYPPSLKALEAIRAATNDTLKLYPDPSSEALCQAVANALNVRAEQVFVGNGSDEVLAHVFQAFFKHEGRPLLFPDISYSFYPVYCGLYQIEHQAVALDASFGVVVDDYLPRPDRQAGGVILPNPNAPTGRALPLADIDRLAAGNPQCVVVIDEAYVDFGAESAVVLLDRHPNLLVVQTLSKSRSLAGLRVGFAMGHPALIEGLNRVKDSFNSYPIDRLASVGAIAALQDAPHFERTRQAVMATRERLVGSLVELGFEVLPSAANFVFTRHPECSGAELAAKLRERSIIVRHFNRPRIDRFLRITVGTDTECGSLIAALKVILGK from the coding sequence ATGAGTCAATACTGGAGTCCCGTGCTTGCTTCGCTGAGCCCTTATGTGCCTGGCGAGCAGCCTAAGCTGCAAAACCTGGTCAAGCTCAATACCAACGAGAATCCTTATCCCCCCTCGCTCAAAGCGCTGGAAGCGATCCGCGCGGCGACGAATGACACGCTCAAACTCTATCCGGACCCGTCTTCCGAAGCGTTGTGTCAGGCCGTGGCCAATGCCCTGAACGTGCGGGCCGAGCAGGTTTTTGTCGGTAATGGTTCCGATGAAGTGTTGGCGCATGTTTTTCAGGCCTTTTTCAAGCACGAAGGCCGGCCCCTCTTGTTTCCGGATATCAGCTACAGCTTTTATCCGGTGTATTGCGGGCTCTACCAGATCGAGCATCAGGCCGTCGCGTTGGATGCCTCTTTCGGTGTGGTGGTCGATGATTATCTGCCCCGTCCAGACCGTCAGGCCGGTGGGGTGATTCTTCCCAATCCCAACGCGCCTACTGGCCGTGCTTTGCCTTTGGCCGACATTGACCGTCTGGCTGCGGGCAACCCGCAGTGCGTGGTGGTCATCGACGAGGCTTATGTCGATTTCGGCGCCGAGTCTGCTGTCGTTCTGCTGGATCGTCACCCCAATCTGCTCGTGGTGCAGACCCTGTCCAAGTCGCGCTCGCTGGCCGGTTTGCGCGTGGGTTTCGCCATGGGTCATCCTGCGCTCATCGAGGGTTTGAACCGGGTCAAAGACAGTTTCAATTCCTATCCCATCGATCGGCTCGCCAGTGTTGGCGCTATTGCCGCACTCCAGGACGCGCCCCACTTCGAACGTACCCGCCAGGCCGTGATGGCCACGCGGGAACGTTTGGTGGGCTCCCTGGTCGAACTGGGGTTCGAGGTATTGCCTTCCGCGGCCAATTTTGTGTTTACAAGGCATCCGGAGTGCAGCGGTGCGGAACTGGCGGCCAAGCTGCGTGAGCGCAGCATCATCGTCCGGCATTTCAATCGTCCGCGTATCGACCGATTTTTACGCATTACGGTGGGTACTGACACCGAGTGCGGCAGCTTGATCGCGGCACTGAAGGTAATACTCGGCAAGTGA
- the hfq gene encoding RNA chaperone Hfq, which translates to MSNKGQTLQDPFLNTLRKEHVPVSIYLVNGIKLQGQIESFDQYVVLLRNTVTQMVYKHAISTVVPARAVSFQVEVPAE; encoded by the coding sequence ATGAGCAATAAAGGGCAAACTTTGCAAGATCCGTTTCTGAACACCCTGCGCAAGGAACATGTGCCGGTGTCGATCTATCTGGTAAACGGCATCAAGCTTCAAGGGCAGATCGAGTCTTTCGACCAGTACGTCGTGCTTCTGCGCAATACGGTTACCCAGATGGTCTACAAGCACGCCATCTCGACAGTCGTGCCGGCACGCGCCGTCAGCTTTCAGGTGGAAGTCCCCGCTGAATAA
- the hflX gene encoding GTPase HflX yields the protein MRALIISVDLGDPDHQAHAEEFVMLAEGAGAEIVATLNARRDRPDAKFFIGSGKVEEGVALAGASLADIVLFDQPLSPAQQRNLEREFNLRVVDRVALILDIFALRAKSHEGKLQVELAQLQHLSTRLTRLWSHLERQRGGIGMRGPGESQLEMDRRMIGAKVKMLRERLERVERQRVTQRRARARGGALSVSLVGYTNAGKSTLFNALTRAGAYAADQLFATLDTTTRRFWIEGAGSVVLSDTVGFIRELPPNLIAAFRATLEETVHADLLLHVVDAASPQREEQIFEVNKVLAEIGAADIPTILVYNKIDRAGLEPRVERDAHGTIARVFVSATERAGLDALRGAIAEIGQIVGNNASNHQNLQPE from the coding sequence ATGCGCGCGTTGATCATCAGCGTCGATCTCGGAGATCCGGATCATCAGGCTCATGCCGAAGAGTTCGTCATGCTGGCCGAAGGGGCGGGCGCCGAAATCGTCGCAACCTTGAATGCTCGCCGTGACCGCCCTGACGCGAAGTTTTTCATCGGATCGGGCAAGGTCGAAGAGGGGGTAGCCCTTGCCGGCGCCTCGCTGGCCGATATTGTGCTTTTCGATCAGCCCCTGTCGCCTGCTCAGCAGCGCAATCTCGAACGCGAATTCAATTTGCGTGTGGTGGATCGTGTCGCACTGATTCTCGATATTTTCGCGTTGCGTGCAAAAAGTCACGAAGGCAAGTTGCAGGTCGAATTGGCGCAGTTGCAGCATCTGTCCACGCGCCTGACACGCCTCTGGAGCCATCTGGAGCGCCAGCGCGGCGGTATCGGCATGCGCGGCCCGGGTGAATCGCAGCTCGAAATGGACCGCCGCATGATAGGTGCCAAAGTCAAGATGCTGCGCGAACGCCTGGAGCGCGTCGAACGCCAGCGCGTCACGCAGCGCCGGGCCCGCGCGCGCGGAGGCGCTTTGTCGGTGTCCCTGGTCGGGTATACCAACGCCGGCAAATCTACGCTGTTCAATGCGCTGACGCGGGCCGGGGCCTATGCCGCCGACCAGTTATTCGCCACGTTGGACACCACCACGCGGCGCTTCTGGATCGAAGGTGCCGGGTCGGTTGTGTTATCCGATACGGTGGGGTTTATTCGCGAATTACCCCCCAATCTGATCGCCGCTTTCCGGGCTACCCTCGAAGAAACCGTGCATGCGGATTTATTGCTGCATGTGGTTGATGCGGCAAGTCCGCAACGCGAAGAGCAGATTTTCGAGGTCAACAAGGTGTTGGCCGAAATCGGCGCTGCGGACATCCCTACCATTCTGGTGTACAACAAGATCGATCGCGCTGGATTAGAGCCCAGGGTGGAGCGAGATGCCCATGGTACGATTGCGCGAGTGTTTGTAAGCGCTACCGAGCGCGCCGGTCTGGATGCGTTGCGCGGGGCAATTGCAGAGATCGGTCAGATTGTGGGAAACAATGCCTCGAATCACCAGAATCTTCAACCTGAATGA